One genomic region from Geothermobacter hydrogeniphilus encodes:
- a CDS encoding four helix bundle protein has translation MILGKRRQVNELCYSPVISPLIQVIDRFSRTKDQMVQAARSGVQNIAEGSQASATSKKTELKLTQVARASLEELKLDYEDFLRQRELPMLEPQHPALMRFKALKPQTLKEVQAWVAAERKRFLDEQGQTRRLNRDTRTVQEWTGPAGSVDVAARPCGSLSSACLAANAALSLLRPATFSIAR, from the coding sequence GTGATTTTGGGGAAGCGCAGGCAGGTCAATGAGTTGTGCTATTCGCCGGTGATAAGCCCACTGATTCAGGTTATAGACCGCTTCAGTCGGACGAAAGATCAGATGGTTCAGGCGGCGCGCAGCGGGGTACAGAACATCGCGGAGGGCTCGCAAGCTTCGGCCACGTCGAAAAAGACCGAACTCAAGCTGACGCAGGTGGCGCGGGCGAGCCTGGAAGAGCTGAAGCTCGACTATGAGGATTTTCTGCGGCAGCGGGAATTGCCCATGCTGGAACCGCAGCACCCTGCGCTGATGCGCTTCAAAGCCCTGAAGCCGCAAACCCTGAAAGAGGTACAGGCCTGGGTTGCCGCGGAGCGGAAAAGATTCCTGGACGAACAGGGACAGACACGGAGGCTGAACAGAGACACACGGACTGTCCAGGAGTGGACGGGTCCTGCCGGGTCCGTGGACGTCGCTGCACGTCCGTGCGGGTCCCTCTCTTCTGCCTGTCTGGCCGCGAACGCCGCTCTTTCGTTACTGAGGCCTGCTACCTTCTCGATCGCCAGGTGA